Proteins encoded together in one Mannheimia haemolytica window:
- the nadB gene encoding L-aspartate oxidase, with translation MIQITQTINTDLLIVGSGIAGLSAAVKAKEKGINALLISKSTIGSGASYFPLKATLGIQVTGDEADKIHFKEDIENIGKGKINPNVVQAYIEDSPQAIELLNRIGFQPWKRNDNRPACFAKYPRPIYLIKDWRESALRAKQILQAQQIAFYENATLLHIVVEDNQVQGAVFSLSTSGQISYIFCKTKHIILAAGGIAGLYKDNLYPADVIGSLHYVAQQAGATLVNLAFIQFIPAFVEPKYKVLFGEHTLKYVTQITDSKDNNLFPHLNAEQFAKMVLERSHYAPFSLDFAGVEFDLVMMKHLLENPHEKGIYLKYSPKLYEDTEEFYTVYLNWLKNEVRIDLVQDKIAIKPFAHSCNGGIQINQWGESAVKGLFAIGEISHCIEGANRMGGNSVGGGLVFAKRAIAEIKQRLQQEDLQSGNLQKNSEISPLAKAEKALNQLANPNANLALTASEVLSTIRENMALYANVYRTRENLQYLLNELARLEQKFDPLYHAQYQGIEVYNALKTAQLVVNQMLNEQSLGAHYLDEQN, from the coding sequence CTACTTTCCGCTTAAAGCGACACTTGGCATTCAAGTAACCGGCGATGAAGCCGATAAAATTCACTTTAAAGAAGATATTGAAAACATCGGCAAGGGTAAAATCAACCCCAATGTGGTGCAAGCTTATATTGAAGATTCACCACAAGCAATTGAATTACTAAACCGTATCGGCTTTCAGCCTTGGAAACGTAACGATAACCGTCCTGCTTGTTTTGCCAAATACCCTCGCCCGATTTATTTAATTAAAGATTGGCGGGAATCTGCCCTACGAGCGAAACAAATTTTACAAGCACAACAAATTGCTTTCTATGAAAATGCTACCTTACTACACATTGTGGTGGAAGATAATCAGGTGCAAGGTGCGGTATTTTCGCTCTCTACAAGCGGTCAAATTTCCTATATTTTTTGCAAAACCAAGCATATTATTTTAGCCGCAGGTGGCATTGCCGGGCTGTATAAAGATAATCTCTACCCGGCTGATGTCATCGGTTCACTTCATTATGTGGCACAACAAGCCGGGGCAACCTTGGTTAATCTTGCCTTTATTCAGTTCATTCCTGCCTTTGTCGAGCCAAAATACAAGGTGCTATTTGGCGAACATACATTGAAATATGTCACCCAAATTACCGATTCTAAGGACAACAACCTATTTCCACACTTAAATGCCGAGCAATTTGCAAAAATGGTGCTGGAACGTAGCCATTATGCTCCTTTCAGCCTTGATTTTGCCGGCGTGGAGTTCGATTTAGTGATGATGAAACATTTGCTTGAAAACCCTCACGAAAAAGGCATTTACCTAAAATACAGCCCAAAACTGTATGAAGACACGGAAGAGTTTTACACCGTCTATTTGAATTGGCTCAAAAATGAAGTCAGGATTGATTTAGTGCAAGATAAAATTGCAATCAAGCCGTTTGCTCATAGCTGTAACGGCGGCATTCAAATTAATCAATGGGGCGAAAGTGCAGTAAAAGGGCTATTTGCGATTGGCGAAATTTCTCACTGCATTGAAGGGGCAAACCGTATGGGCGGAAATTCCGTGGGTGGTGGTTTAGTATTCGCTAAACGGGCGATAGCCGAAATTAAGCAGAGATTGCAACAAGAGGATTTGCAATCAGGTAATTTGCAAAAAAACAGCGAAATTTCACCGCTTGCAAAGGCAGAAAAGGCGTTAAATCAGCTTGCCAACCCCAATGCAAATTTAGCACTGACAGCAAGCGAAGTGCTTTCGACCATTCGGGAAAATATGGCGTTATATGCCAATGTTTACCGAACCAGAGAAAATCTTCAATATCTACTGAATGAATTAGCAAGGTTAGAGCAAAAATTTGACCCACTTTACCACGCTCAATATCAAGGGATTGAGGTGTACAATGCGTTAAAAACCGCACAATTAGTGGTCAATCAAATGCTAAATGAGCAGAGTTTAGGTGCACACTACTTAGATGAACAAAATTAG
- the nhaC gene encoding Sodium/proton antiporter, translating to MNHYLLKLKPTTAVILSLLTVFILGFTMIGLGWVPQISILAVIVILLLFGLVNKIPFKEMQDGMSKGLMSGIGAVYLFFFIGLLVSALMMSGAIPTLMYYGLSIISPELFYISAFALSSVVGIALGSSLTTTATIGVAFIGMASAFGANPAIVAGAVVSGAFFGDKTSPLSDTTTIAASVVGIDMFAHIRNMLYTTIPAWGLTALFLWFLTDPSDAHNLANIEALKTNLQETGLIHGYTLLPFITLILMAMKRINSIYIIVTTVALSLVITYIHSSPTLEQLGNYFFTGYKPVEGVDLGDVASLVSRGGINSMFFTITIVVLALSLGGLLQILGILPALLKGISGFLTNTGRVTFVVASTAVGINVLIGEQYLSLLLSGNTFRSTYERLGLELKNLSRTIEDAGTVINPLVPWSVCGVFISSVLNVPVLDYLPYAFFCYICLILTLIFGFTGVTISKKAN from the coding sequence ATGAACCACTACCTACTTAAATTAAAACCGACTACCGCTGTCATACTGTCACTTTTAACCGTTTTTATCTTAGGTTTTACGATGATCGGGCTGGGTTGGGTACCGCAAATTTCAATTTTAGCGGTTATTGTCATTCTGTTATTGTTTGGATTAGTCAATAAAATCCCGTTTAAAGAGATGCAAGATGGGATGTCTAAAGGCTTGATGTCAGGAATTGGGGCAGTTTACTTATTCTTTTTCATCGGCTTATTGGTATCGGCGTTGATGATGTCGGGGGCAATTCCAACCTTAATGTATTACGGTTTAAGCATTATTTCGCCTGAGTTATTTTATATTTCGGCTTTTGCGTTAAGTTCAGTAGTGGGGATTGCATTAGGTAGTAGTTTAACCACCACCGCCACCATTGGCGTTGCCTTTATCGGAATGGCTTCCGCTTTTGGGGCGAACCCTGCAATTGTCGCAGGAGCGGTGGTTTCAGGGGCGTTTTTTGGCGATAAAACCTCGCCGCTTTCAGATACAACTACTATTGCCGCTTCTGTAGTGGGCATTGATATGTTCGCTCATATCCGCAATATGCTTTATACCACCATTCCGGCGTGGGGTTTAACAGCACTATTCCTTTGGTTTTTAACCGATCCTTCTGATGCTCACAACTTAGCCAACATTGAGGCATTAAAAACCAATTTACAAGAAACAGGCTTGATTCACGGTTATACATTATTGCCTTTCATTACCTTAATTTTAATGGCAATGAAACGGATTAATTCGATTTATATCATTGTTACTACTGTCGCATTATCATTAGTGATTACCTATATTCATAGTTCGCCGACATTAGAACAACTCGGTAATTATTTCTTTACCGGTTATAAACCCGTTGAAGGCGTGGATTTAGGAGATGTGGCATCGTTAGTCTCTCGAGGAGGGATTAACAGTATGTTCTTTACCATTACCATTGTCGTATTAGCATTAAGCTTGGGTGGATTATTACAAATCCTCGGTATTTTGCCGGCATTACTGAAAGGCATTAGCGGCTTTTTAACCAATACCGGACGAGTTACCTTTGTGGTTGCCAGCACCGCGGTGGGAATTAACGTCTTAATCGGTGAGCAATATTTAAGTTTATTATTGTCGGGTAATACTTTCCGCTCAACTTACGAACGCTTAGGTTTAGAGTTGAAAAATTTATCCCGTACCATTGAAGATGCAGGCACAGTTATCAACCCGTTAGTGCCTTGGAGTGTATGCGGTGTCTTTATCAGTAGCGTATTAAATGTACCGGTGTTAGATTATCTACCATACGCATTCTTCTGTTATATCTGTTTAATCCTTACCTTAATTTTTGGATTTACCGGGGTAACAATCAGTAAAAAAGCTAACTAA
- the dxr gene encoding 1-deoxy-D-xylulose 5-phosphate reductoisomerase codes for MKKLVILGSTGSIGKSTLSVVEHNPNQYEVFALVGGKNVELMLEQCRQYQPTFAAMDDEKAAQALKTALATLGAKTEVLAGQAAICELAAHPEVDMVMAAIVGAAGLLPTLSAVKAGKTVLLANKESLVTCGQIFIDEARKSGAKLLPVDSEHNAIFQSLPPEAQQKVGFCSLSELGVSKIILTGSGGPFRIKPLNEFDSITPAQAVAHPNWSMGKKISVDSATMMNKGLEYIEARWLFNASADEIEIIIHPQSIIHSMVRYIDGSVIAQMGNPDMCTPIAHTMAYPNRINAGVPPLDFFKLKELTFIEPDFARYPNLKLAIEAFAEGQYATTAMNAANEVAVEAFLNEQIRFTDIVNVNRTVVENIAPIQVSEIADVLHIDKLARELAKQAVLQL; via the coding sequence ATGAAGAAATTAGTGATTTTAGGTTCAACAGGTTCTATCGGTAAAAGCACTTTATCGGTAGTTGAACATAACCCAAACCAATATGAGGTGTTTGCGTTAGTTGGTGGCAAGAATGTTGAATTAATGCTGGAGCAATGTCGTCAATATCAGCCGACTTTTGCGGCAATGGATGATGAAAAAGCTGCACAAGCATTAAAAACGGCATTGGCAACTTTAGGTGCTAAAACTGAAGTGTTAGCCGGTCAAGCTGCGATTTGTGAGCTTGCGGCACACCCTGAAGTGGATATGGTAATGGCTGCTATTGTAGGAGCAGCAGGGTTATTGCCGACGCTTTCTGCGGTGAAAGCGGGCAAAACCGTGTTGTTGGCGAATAAAGAATCGCTAGTAACCTGTGGGCAAATTTTTATTGATGAAGCCCGTAAATCTGGGGCGAAACTTTTGCCGGTGGATAGTGAACATAATGCGATTTTTCAATCTCTCCCACCTGAAGCTCAGCAAAAAGTTGGGTTTTGCTCGCTATCTGAACTGGGCGTAAGCAAAATTATTTTAACCGGTTCGGGCGGACCGTTTCGCATAAAACCGCTAAATGAGTTTGATTCGATTACGCCGGCTCAAGCGGTGGCTCACCCAAATTGGTCGATGGGTAAGAAAATTTCAGTAGATTCAGCCACTATGATGAATAAAGGCTTGGAGTATATTGAAGCTCGCTGGTTGTTTAATGCCTCGGCAGATGAAATAGAGATCATCATTCACCCGCAATCAATTATTCATTCGATGGTGCGTTATATTGACGGCTCGGTAATTGCTCAAATGGGCAACCCTGATATGTGTACCCCGATTGCTCACACGATGGCATATCCAAACCGAATTAATGCCGGTGTGCCACCATTAGATTTCTTTAAATTAAAAGAGCTAACCTTTATTGAGCCGGATTTTGCCCGTTACCCAAATTTAAAATTAGCGATAGAGGCTTTCGCTGAAGGGCAATATGCCACTACGGCGATGAATGCAGCGAATGAGGTGGCGGTGGAGGCATTTTTGAATGAACAAATCCGCTTTACCGATATTGTAAATGTTAATCGCACGGTGGTAGAAAATATCGCTCCTATTCAAGTCAGTGAAATTGCTGATGTATTGCATATTGATAAGCTCGCCAGAGAATTAGCAAAACAAGCAGTGTTGCAACTTTAG
- the relA gene encoding GTP pyrophosphokinase, translating to MVAIRYSHQLDPNNFELSSWCASLNMSPVTFEQIQNAWSYAQEKLDTDYSLMWYGIEMVEVLHGLNMDDDSLVAAMLFPLVKHNVIDLVQLKEDFSNDIKNLVKGVLEMENIRQLSANNVSDLQIDNIRRMLLAMVDDFRCVVIKLAERIAYLRDSNHHSEEDTVLAAKECSHVYAPLANRLGIGQLKWELEDYCFRILHPVSYTQIAKFELGERRVDRERYIANFVADLTSCLSPEIKNVQIYGRPKHIYSIWKKMQKKRLRFNQLFDIRAVRVIVPTLEDCYTALGIIHTKYTHLPEHFDDYIANPKPNGYQSIHTVVLGEGEKTIEVQIRTQQMHDDAELGVAAHWKYKEGATAGRSGYEEKIVWLRKLLEWQNDLADSGDMVAEMRSQIFDDRVYVFTPRGEVIDLPQKATPLDFAYAIHSEIGHRCIGAKVAGRIVPFTYHLQMGDQVEIITQKEPNPSRDWLNPNTGFVNTGKARSKIIAWFKKLDREKNIPIGKEALEAEMEKFGFTLKQIEEYALPRYNLKQFDDLYAGIGGGDIRLHQLMHFLQSKLIKPTAEQEDEAVLKQVNKNTNQPKPSKGYVIVEGVGNLMHSIARCCQPIPGDEIVGYITQGRGISIHRADCEQLFELQSLNPERVVEADWGEGYTSGLSLTIRVIANDRNGLLRDVSAIMANEKVNVLGVSSRTDVKRSLATIDMEIQLNNVEILNKLLARIAQLDDVIEAKRLSS from the coding sequence ATGGTAGCGATTCGTTATTCCCATCAACTTGATCCGAATAATTTTGAGTTGTCGAGTTGGTGTGCAAGCCTGAATATGTCTCCTGTGACTTTTGAGCAGATTCAAAATGCGTGGAGTTATGCACAGGAAAAACTGGATACCGACTATAGTCTGATGTGGTATGGCATTGAGATGGTTGAAGTATTGCACGGCTTGAATATGGACGATGACAGCTTAGTTGCCGCAATGCTTTTTCCTCTGGTAAAACACAATGTGATCGACTTGGTGCAATTAAAAGAAGATTTCAGTAACGACATCAAAAACTTAGTTAAAGGCGTACTCGAAATGGAGAATATCCGCCAGCTTAGTGCCAATAATGTGTCGGATCTGCAAATCGACAATATCCGTCGCATGTTGTTGGCGATGGTGGACGATTTCCGCTGTGTAGTGATTAAACTTGCCGAGCGAATTGCCTACCTGCGTGATAGTAACCACCATTCCGAAGAAGATACCGTTCTCGCCGCTAAAGAATGTTCTCACGTTTATGCCCCGCTTGCCAATCGATTGGGGATCGGGCAGCTCAAATGGGAGCTGGAAGATTACTGTTTCCGCATTTTACACCCTGTCTCTTACACTCAAATTGCTAAATTTGAATTGGGCGAACGCCGTGTGGATCGTGAGCGTTATATTGCAAATTTTGTAGCAGATCTGACCTCTTGTTTAAGTCCTGAAATCAAGAATGTGCAGATTTATGGACGCCCGAAACATATCTACAGCATTTGGAAGAAAATGCAGAAAAAACGGTTGAGATTTAATCAGCTTTTCGATATTCGGGCAGTGCGAGTAATAGTGCCAACGTTAGAAGATTGCTACACGGCATTAGGCATTATTCACACCAAATATACCCATTTGCCGGAACATTTCGATGATTATATTGCTAACCCAAAACCTAACGGTTATCAGTCTATTCATACAGTTGTATTAGGCGAAGGTGAAAAAACGATTGAAGTGCAAATTCGTACCCAGCAAATGCACGATGATGCGGAGCTAGGCGTAGCCGCTCACTGGAAATATAAAGAGGGTGCAACCGCAGGGCGTTCGGGCTACGAAGAAAAAATTGTGTGGTTACGCAAATTGCTTGAGTGGCAAAACGATCTTGCCGATTCGGGCGATATGGTGGCAGAAATGCGTTCGCAAATTTTTGATGATCGTGTTTATGTCTTTACCCCAAGAGGTGAGGTGATCGATTTACCGCAAAAAGCTACACCTCTTGATTTTGCTTATGCAATTCATAGTGAAATCGGGCATCGTTGCATTGGAGCAAAAGTGGCAGGGCGGATTGTGCCATTCACTTATCATCTGCAAATGGGCGATCAGGTTGAAATTATCACCCAAAAAGAGCCGAACCCAAGCCGAGATTGGCTCAATCCGAATACCGGTTTTGTGAATACAGGCAAAGCTCGCTCAAAAATTATTGCGTGGTTTAAAAAATTAGACCGAGAGAAAAATATTCCAATCGGCAAAGAGGCCCTTGAAGCCGAAATGGAAAAATTCGGTTTTACGCTCAAGCAAATTGAAGAATACGCATTGCCTCGCTATAACTTAAAACAGTTTGATGATCTCTATGCCGGTATTGGCGGTGGCGATATTCGTCTTCATCAGTTAATGCACTTCTTGCAATCAAAATTAATTAAACCGACCGCCGAACAAGAAGACGAAGCGGTACTTAAACAGGTGAATAAAAACACCAATCAGCCGAAGCCAAGCAAAGGCTATGTGATTGTAGAAGGCGTAGGGAACTTAATGCATTCCATTGCCCGTTGCTGCCAGCCGATTCCAGGTGATGAAATTGTGGGTTATATCACACAAGGCAGAGGAATTTCGATTCACCGTGCAGATTGTGAGCAACTGTTTGAATTACAAAGTCTCAACCCAGAACGAGTTGTGGAGGCGGATTGGGGCGAAGGCTATACCTCTGGTTTAAGCTTAACCATTCGAGTGATTGCCAATGATCGCAACGGCTTACTGCGTGATGTTAGTGCGATTATGGCAAATGAAAAAGTAAACGTGCTAGGCGTTTCCAGCCGAACCGATGTGAAACGCAGCCTTGCCACCATCGATATGGAAATTCAGCTGAACAACGTTGAAATTTTGAATAAATTATTGGCTCGCATCGCTCAATTAGATGATGTTATCGAAGCAAAACGGCTTTCGAGTTAA
- the hemA gene encoding Glutamyl-tRNA reductase: MTILALGINHKTASVGLREKVAFVDDKRKLALEQIQTSGLAESVVILSTCNRTELYFHQPNISPREESEENIQWREQCFRWFAQIHQLDENELRECLYFKQNLDAANHLMKVASGLDSLILGEPQILGQVKQAYQYSEDFYQHQQKAMSTKLSRLFQRTFATAKRVRSETEIGSQAVSVAYAACGLARQIFDNFGKLRFLLVGAGETIELVARYLIQHGAKNIMLANRTHIRAEMLAEKLNAPMQILSLSALQLGLNQADVVISSTGSPDTLISKEMVEIAQKQRQFDPLLLIDIAVPRDIDEKAGDLDGVYSYSVDDLQNIIQRNMAQREEAAKQAAEIVKEESKAFFEWLKQQQSSDLIKRYRQDAEQTRQELLEKALQAISQGQDSQKVLSELSYKLTNQLLHAPTQALQAMAKSGNSTGLQSFSRALRLEE; encoded by the coding sequence ATGACAATTTTAGCATTAGGAATCAACCATAAAACCGCCTCTGTGGGTTTAAGAGAGAAAGTGGCGTTTGTAGATGACAAACGTAAACTGGCTCTTGAACAAATCCAAACGAGCGGATTGGCTGAAAGCGTGGTCATTCTTTCTACCTGCAACCGCACCGAACTCTATTTCCACCAGCCTAATATTTCTCCCCGTGAAGAGAGCGAGGAAAATATCCAATGGCGTGAGCAATGTTTCCGCTGGTTTGCCCAAATTCATCAACTTGATGAAAACGAGTTGCGTGAATGTTTATATTTTAAACAAAATTTAGACGCCGCTAACCACTTAATGAAAGTGGCAAGCGGATTAGATTCACTAATTTTAGGCGAACCACAAATTTTAGGGCAGGTCAAACAAGCCTATCAATATAGCGAAGATTTCTACCAACATCAGCAAAAAGCGATGTCCACAAAGCTGTCACGCTTGTTCCAACGCACCTTTGCCACCGCCAAACGAGTACGTTCCGAAACCGAAATCGGCAGCCAAGCGGTGTCGGTTGCTTATGCTGCTTGCGGTTTAGCCCGTCAAATTTTCGATAATTTTGGCAAGTTACGCTTTTTGCTGGTAGGGGCAGGCGAAACCATTGAATTAGTCGCCCGCTATTTAATTCAACACGGGGCGAAAAATATAATGTTGGCAAATCGCACCCATATTCGGGCGGAAATGTTGGCGGAAAAACTAAACGCTCCAATGCAAATTCTGTCATTAAGTGCCTTACAGCTTGGCTTAAACCAAGCTGATGTGGTTATTAGCTCCACCGGTAGCCCTGATACGCTAATTAGCAAAGAAATGGTGGAAATTGCACAAAAACAACGCCAATTTGACCCACTTTTGCTGATTGATATTGCCGTCCCTCGTGATATTGATGAAAAAGCCGGCGATTTAGATGGCGTTTATTCTTATAGTGTTGATGATTTACAAAATATTATCCAACGCAATATGGCTCAGCGTGAAGAAGCCGCCAAACAAGCCGCTGAAATTGTCAAAGAGGAAAGCAAAGCGTTTTTTGAATGGTTAAAACAACAGCAGTCTAGCGATTTAATTAAACGCTACCGCCAAGACGCAGAGCAAACACGCCAAGAGTTGTTGGAAAAAGCCCTGCAAGCAATCAGTCAAGGGCAAGACAGCCAAAAAGTGTTGAGCGAGCTAAGCTACAAACTCACCAACCAGTTACTACACGCTCCAACCCAAGCGTTACAAGCAATGGCAAAAAGTGGCAACTCCACCGGCTTGCAAAGTTTTTCAAGAGCATTACGGCTAGAAGAATGA
- the der gene encoding GTP-binding protein EngA, which yields MTPVVALVGRPNVGKSTLFNRLTRTRDALVADFPGLTRDRKYGHANIAGYDFIVIDTGGIDGTEEGVEEKMAEQSLLAIEEADVVLFLVDARAGLLPADVGIAQYLRQREKTTVVVANKTDGIDADSHCAEFYQLGLGEVEQIAAAQGRGVTQLIEQVLAPLGEQLNAEQFNEEQAGENAENVANEETDEWDTEFDFESEEDAALLDEVLAEEAEESIEDKNIKIAIVGRPNVGKSTLTNRILGEERVVVYDMPGTTRDSIYIPMERDGQQYTIIDTAGVRKRGKVNLAVEKFSVIKTLQAIQDANVVLLTIDAREGISDQDLSLLGFILNAGRSLVIVVNKWDGLSQDIKDQVKSELDRRLDFIDFARVHFISALHGSGVGNLFDSVKEAYACATQKTSTSMLTRILRMAADEHQPPLVNGRRVKLKYAHPGGYNPPIIVIHGNQVEKLADSYKRYLSNYFRKSLKIIGSPIRILFQEGNNPFAGKKNKLTPSQLRKRKRLMKFIKKSKK from the coding sequence ATGACTCCTGTTGTTGCCCTAGTGGGCAGACCTAATGTCGGCAAATCGACTTTATTTAACCGTTTAACTCGCACCCGAGATGCCTTAGTGGCAGATTTTCCCGGCTTAACCCGAGATCGTAAATATGGCCACGCTAATATTGCAGGCTACGATTTCATCGTAATCGACACCGGTGGTATTGATGGCACTGAAGAAGGCGTAGAAGAAAAAATGGCAGAACAATCGTTATTGGCGATTGAAGAAGCCGATGTAGTGCTTTTCTTGGTTGATGCCCGAGCCGGATTATTACCTGCCGATGTCGGCATTGCTCAATATTTACGCCAACGTGAAAAAACGACGGTGGTGGTTGCCAATAAAACCGATGGTATTGATGCCGACTCTCACTGTGCCGAATTCTATCAATTAGGCTTAGGCGAAGTAGAACAAATTGCCGCTGCACAAGGGCGTGGAGTTACACAGCTTATCGAGCAAGTGTTAGCTCCGTTAGGAGAACAGCTAAATGCTGAGCAATTTAACGAAGAACAAGCGGGCGAAAATGCTGAAAATGTTGCAAATGAAGAAACCGATGAATGGGATACCGAATTCGACTTTGAGAGCGAAGAAGATGCGGCATTATTAGATGAAGTCTTGGCAGAAGAGGCAGAAGAGTCGATTGAAGATAAAAATATCAAAATTGCGATTGTCGGTCGTCCGAATGTCGGTAAATCAACGCTGACCAACCGCATTTTAGGCGAAGAGCGTGTGGTAGTTTATGATATGCCGGGAACAACCCGTGATTCTATCTATATTCCAATGGAGCGTGACGGTCAGCAATATACCATTATTGATACCGCCGGCGTGCGTAAGCGTGGCAAAGTGAATTTAGCGGTTGAGAAATTCTCGGTAATTAAAACCTTGCAAGCCATTCAAGATGCAAACGTGGTGCTATTAACTATTGATGCCCGAGAAGGTATTTCCGATCAGGATTTATCACTACTCGGCTTTATTCTAAATGCTGGTCGTTCATTAGTAATTGTAGTGAACAAATGGGACGGCTTATCGCAAGATATTAAAGATCAAGTGAAATCGGAGTTAGATCGCCGTTTAGATTTTATTGATTTTGCCAGAGTGCATTTTATCTCGGCATTGCACGGCTCAGGCGTGGGGAATTTGTTTGATTCGGTAAAAGAAGCCTACGCTTGTGCAACGCAAAAAACCTCGACCTCAATGCTGACTCGCATTTTGCGTATGGCTGCTGATGAACACCAACCACCATTGGTTAATGGTCGCCGAGTGAAATTAAAATATGCTCACCCGGGTGGCTACAACCCACCAATTATTGTGATTCACGGCAATCAGGTTGAAAAATTAGCGGATTCTTACAAACGTTATTTAAGTAATTATTTCCGTAAAAGTTTAAAAATTATCGGCTCCCCAATTCGGATTTTATTCCAAGAAGGCAATAACCCGTTTGCCGGTAAGAAAAACAAACTAACGCCAAGCCAATTACGCAAACGTAAACGTTTGATGAAGTTTATTAAGAAAAGTAAGAAATAA
- the hldE gene encoding Bifunctional protein hldE produces MMMQYSPKFNNAKVLVLGDVMLDRYWFGATNRISPEAPVPVVKVQDIEERAGGAANVAMNIASLGVPVTLHGLIGDDDAGRALDKLLNSHQIQNHCVAINSHPTITKLRILSRHQQLLRLDFEEGFHNVDSTALLAKLSQEITAYGALILSDYGKGTLESVQQMIQIARNANVPVLIDPKGTDFERYRGATLLTPNMSEFEAVVGHCKDEDEIVSKGLKLIADYDLSALLVTRSEKGMTLLRPNHEPYHLPTQAKEVYDVTGAGDTVISVLATAIADGRVYEEACYLANAAAGVVVGKLGTSTVSPVELENAIHQRTATGFGVVSEAELKAIVEEAKKRGEKIVMTNGCFDILHPGHVSYLENARKLGDRLIVAVNTDASVKRLKGEARPINDLAARMAVLAGLASVDWVVPFDEDTPQRLISEILPDLLVKGGDYKPEEIAGSQEVWANGGDVRVLNFENGCSTTNVIKKIQAL; encoded by the coding sequence ATGATGATGCAATACTCTCCAAAATTTAATAATGCTAAAGTGCTGGTGCTTGGCGATGTAATGTTAGACCGTTACTGGTTCGGGGCAACCAATCGAATTTCGCCTGAAGCCCCTGTGCCGGTGGTTAAAGTACAAGATATTGAAGAGCGTGCCGGCGGTGCGGCAAACGTGGCGATGAACATCGCCAGTCTTGGCGTACCGGTAACATTACACGGCTTAATTGGCGATGATGATGCCGGGCGTGCTTTAGATAAATTACTTAATTCCCACCAGATCCAAAATCATTGTGTGGCAATTAATTCGCACCCAACCATCACAAAATTGCGGATTCTTTCCCGCCATCAGCAATTATTGAGGTTAGATTTTGAAGAGGGCTTTCACAATGTAGATTCTACCGCCCTACTTGCAAAACTTTCGCAAGAAATTACCGCTTATGGAGCATTAATTCTCTCGGATTACGGCAAAGGCACGTTGGAATCGGTGCAACAAATGATCCAAATTGCTCGCAATGCTAACGTGCCGGTGCTGATCGACCCGAAAGGCACAGACTTTGAACGCTATCGTGGGGCAACATTGCTTACACCAAATATGTCGGAATTTGAAGCGGTGGTTGGGCATTGTAAAGATGAGGATGAGATTGTCAGCAAAGGGTTAAAACTGATTGCCGACTATGATTTATCTGCGTTATTAGTCACCCGTTCGGAAAAAGGAATGACCTTACTTCGCCCGAACCACGAGCCTTATCATCTGCCGACCCAAGCCAAAGAGGTTTATGATGTAACCGGTGCCGGCGATACCGTAATCAGTGTATTAGCCACTGCGATTGCTGATGGCAGAGTCTATGAAGAAGCCTGCTATTTAGCCAATGCTGCCGCCGGTGTAGTCGTAGGTAAATTAGGGACTTCAACCGTCAGCCCGGTTGAGCTGGAAAATGCGATTCACCAACGCACTGCCACCGGTTTTGGCGTGGTTTCTGAAGCCGAATTAAAAGCGATTGTGGAAGAAGCGAAAAAACGTGGCGAAAAAATCGTGATGACGAACGGTTGCTTTGATATCCTCCACCCGGGTCACGTTTCCTATTTGGAAAACGCCCGTAAATTAGGCGACCGATTAATTGTAGCCGTCAATACCGATGCTTCGGTAAAACGCCTAAAAGGCGAAGCTCGCCCGATTAATGATTTAGCTGCCCGTATGGCAGTTTTAGCTGGTTTAGCCTCTGTAGATTGGGTTGTGCCTTTTGATGAAGATACACCACAACGTTTAATCAGTGAAATCCTACCTGATTTATTGGTAAAAGGGGGCGATTACAAGCCGGAAGAGATTGCCGGCAGCCAAGAAGTATGGGCAAACGGCGGCGATGTGCGAGTATTGAACTTTGAAAACGGCTGTTCTACCACTAATGTGATCAAGAAAATTCAAGCGCTATAA